One Ictalurus furcatus strain D&B chromosome 22, Billie_1.0, whole genome shotgun sequence genomic window, CAAAAGTAAGAGAGGCTTCTTTGCTTTCCTGAAAGACTGATTCGTGTCCATATAAAGGTATGTGAATTTGACATAATATTgatctgtatttgtatattttcctcAGAGCTCCCCTGGGAACCTGAGTATGAACACCCAGCCCAGTACACCAAGAGGTGATGGAGAAATGGCAAGCAGCTTCCTCAACCCCTTTCAGAACGAGAGTGTATGTCACCAAGTTTCTGATATTTCTCTTTTGAAGTGGTCTAAACATTCATGGAGAAAAATTAAGAGAGATCATTCGTGTGATAGCGTCTAGCTAAAAAGGTTTTGATCAGGAGTGGAGcttgccttttctttttctttttttttaagagtctGATTAAATCCTAGTGTCCAAATATGTTGTAATTGTAAGCACACAACAATTTTCATCacctatgtaaaaaaaaaataaataaaaaaatacacaaaaacatacagttTATTCAAGTtaacgtatttatttaattagtgtGGACTGCAGCTAAATGAAATGGCCAGATAATTCACTTTTAAACATCATATACATGCATCAGGCCTACAGAGCCATTTCTATACAGCTTTGAAAAATTCATTCTCAGTCATTTTGTGCAGATAAATTTCTGTTCTTGACAAAGTTAAGGTTAAGCTGTGATAGGTACACTTTATTCACTTTTCAGCCACAAACCTGCTAGCTAGATTTGACCACAttattggagaaaaaaaagttatcagTAAAAGTCAAAGTTATCCTCTTACAattggagaaaaagaaaaatgacaccCCGAAACACATGCAATATTTACGCTGAagtatttgtgatgtgttttgtGATTCTGGTGCcattttgttggttggtgctgtattttcattattcccaAAAGAGGTTAGTGGTATTAGCATGCACACTTTGGAgcctgatctgtttgagcagagtgtacagatgaggagatCGACAGATTAAAGGAGTAAAGctctgctgcatcgctctctttaggtatTAGAAGGTagtcaaatggcattgtggaTAATGCAGGAAAccattaaccaaagtgaaaatagacaaATGTACCATTGTGTTGATGAAAGAAGTATAAACTAAaaagtcaactcagaatttcattacaaatgaaacaTTACAGGTTCATTAAAATAGTAATATGCAAGTTGATTGATTTCTTGGACAATTTAGCACTCACGTGTGAGAAGAAATTGTTTGTAACACAATTATTTAACATAAAGTGATGTTATTCTTTTACAAATAATATTACAGTGTGCATGGGCATAGCCTGTCAGAGGTACATGGCTTCTATTAAAGCTGCGCTTTAAGTTACAGGTGcttatttaatacttttattGCCTGTGCcatttttttatactgtatatgagagAGGTTTCTGTTTATCTGCAGTACTCTCCCAACATGACGATGAGCGTGTGAGACTGAATACAGTGAAGCAATGAAGAAACAAACGCACTTGGATTCTCATCGCGGATGTTCCTCATGGAAGTGCTGGAGTGTAACATGCAAACATTTCCCTGGTCGAGCACAGCCAGTCTGAACAAACCACAGGCAGGCTTGTTTTAATCTGTCACTCTGTAGCCCACATGTGGAAAAGAACAATCCAAATGTTTCTGCAGGATTTCTGCTTCATCTCTCAtgctatttgtctgtctgtcttgatGCATGTCTTGTTATTGCGTGATGATATCTTTGAGTCATTTTGTTAAGGTTTATGGGGAATGTGGAGAATTTCTTCTGATATGAAAGGAACAAATCAGTGGGGATTTGCTGCTTTTTTAGGAAACATCAGTGTTAGCCAGCTGTCTACAAAcgcgatgtttttttttattattcttattgtcCCTGATGATTCCATGGAAAGGAATGCTGACGGAAAGCTTATGTTTCCTGTTTTTAAACGGCCAAATTATTTTCCAAATATTGTGTATACTGTTGCAGTTTCAATTATCGATGACTTTTTTTCTTGCACATTTCCTGtaacattacattttgtttacataataCAATCGTCATTTGgagtttgtcattttttaaaaatgtccttTACCTTAAGATACCCCATTCACCGCATTTCCTCAAATATTTCCTTTTCATCAAAACACAACCCTTAAGGGTTGGTTGGGAGGAAAGTGAAGGCTTATCAGTGTTTTCTTTACAGTTGCAATTTGCTGTGCAGGTAGCAGACAGCTTAGAAAATGTCAAACTGCTTCTTTAGGGGATGTAAACAGTTTCATACAGAATTTCTTGTGCAGCTTGGTAGAGTAACTAAATAAATGCAGAttagcttcattttttttacaggcTTGTCTATTCAGCAAAGATAGTGGTTTAACAATGTATTTAAGAACGCAGTCATTACGGTTAGTATAAGGCGCATGTGCTACGAGTGCAATCAATTCCAATCCTGATGAAGTATTTTTTGTAGAGTCATGTGCGGTTTGCTCACGCAACCAGTTTACTGTACTGGCTGCTTAAGTTGCTTTTGAAAGTCTCCAGCTTGCTGGATGTGGTGCTGCCGCTGGAGCTGCTGAGCTGGGAGCGCTCCAGTGCAGAGCGACGCTTGAAGAAGGCCAGGACCTGTTTCTGACAGCGCGACGAGCCGAAATAATAAATGAGCGGATCGAGGCAGCAGCTCAGGCTTCCCACGCACGTGGCCACCAGGTAAGCAGCGTATGAAGCGTCGTCGTGCGTGCGGGCGAAGCGCACGTAGTGCGTGAGCAGGATGATGTTGGTGGGCGCGAAGCACACGGTGAACAAGGCGAACACCGTGGCTGCCATGGCGACGGCGCGCGACTTCCGGGCTCGGTTTTCCCCGCCAAGCGCGCACAGCGTTTGAATGATGCCAATGTAACACACTGTGGTGAAGAGAAACGGGATGAAGAAGAACAGCGAGCTGAAGATGGGAAAGAAGTAAAGGTAGTAGCCGCGGAGGTGTTCGATGTCCATCACGTCGTGACACGTGGTGATGTCCAATTCGGACACATGCACGGTGTGCTCGGACGCGAGCAGTGGCGTGACCCCACCGATGGAGAGAAGCCACATGGCGGCGCACGCGGCCGAAGCGTTTCTGGGGCTGCGCCACATGAGCGAGTCTATCGGGTAGACCACGGCCAGGAAGCGGTCCACGGCGATGCACGTGATCAGCAGCACTGAGCAGTACATGTTGCAGTAGAAGGCGGCAGTGACCACGCGGCACATGGCAGAGCCGTAGATCCAGTGGTTTCCGTTGTAATGATAGGCGATACGAAAGGGCAAGAGCAAAACGAAGAGCAGGTCTGCGCAGGCCAAGTTCAGCATGTAAATCGCAGCCGGCTTCTTGGGGTGCACGCGGCGGATAAACATGAACAGCGCGAACACGTTTAGAGGAACACTGATGAGGAAGATGAGCGTGTAGATGGTGGGGATGAAAACGGTCACCAAAGGGCTCGTGAGGAACTGAGAGGCCTCTTTAGAGATGTGATAGAGCCTTTTGCCCGCAGGGTGGCGctgctctctctcgcgctcttgGCTGAAGCCTGAGCCGCTGCCTTCCTGCACATCCAGATAGTCAAACGGCTCGTCCGTGACCGTCCGGAAAAATCCAGAAAACGTCCGCACTATGCTCTGTTTATCTGAGAAATCTACAGAACAGTCAGAGGAAGGATAAAGTAGTCAGGTGCCTAAAACCACTAATTAAAATACAAACTTATCTGAAATTAAAGTCTATTTATATAACGCTACATAAAATACTGTagtagttttgtttgtttgtttgtttgttttacagtatTTTCCATAAAAAGTAGAATAATGAATTGGAGAGATAGGAAGAATTTGTCACACATTAACTCACCGCTATTTGGTATCAGGGTTGTTGTAGCGACTAGAGGCAGAAGAGCCGTTAGAATAAAGTACCGCACCATAATGTCCAAATGTCACACTTTTACAGTTATAAACCTCCACAGCGCGGATAAATGCCTCGATAATAAACAGCAATTCCCGTTTGAATGCTCAGTGCTTCAGGAGTCTTCAGAGATTGGTGCTTGTGTCATTGCTGGAGTAACGGAGCAGCGGCACAAGTTCCCTCctcctgtgtttttttgtgtgcttttggtACTCGTATAAACGCCCCCAAATTCTGTTTGGCCCTCAAAGTATTCCCAGGCACCTAACGTCACGATAAAGCCCTTGTCTGCATGTCAAGATGTTTTTACACATCCTGTATTATCGTTCTTGGCTAAAGTTCactttagaataaaaaaaaaatctaagtaaGAAATAGGTAGAAGTGAACTGATGATGAACAgttgtttcgttttgttttttaattaattgccAGCAGTGGGtaataaaatcataataaaaaaaaactccattttgactgctgaggtgtgtgtgtgtgtgtgtgtatatatgtatgtatgtatgtatgtatatatatatatatatatatatatatatatatatatatatatatatatatgaagaacATTAACAGGTCACaagtttctgtatttctgtatgtCAACAGAAGTCCAATCACATGCACTATGcctaaacattttaataacaataattctgGTGGCACTGCAGACAGATACATATGTAAGCTTAAAAAATTGTGCAGACCCATAAGTTTGCAAGCAAGACAATTGgtgatgtgatttatttattaatagtcaAATTTTCAGTGTATAACGTTAAGAGCTTGAGGATTATTCAGAAGATGCAAACAGCTTAATCACATAGAAATGGTAGGCTTTCCCCTATTGTCTAATTCGACTGAATTGTTTTGGctattttctatttaatttcCACTTGGGAACAGGAGGCAGTAGTGCATTTTGAAATTCATTGAAAAACTCATTTTCCCCACAGTAATATAAAACAGTGTTTCACATACAGCACTacctaaatataaaatatataattcaatTTTAATACCATTTAAAATAGAATTCATGTACAATTACTGGGCAAAAGGatgcataaaaataaaagatgtcAGTCAAGCGATTCATTGGAATGATGTGTTGGTCTTCATGGTTTCAGTCTGATTCCAGTTCTGCACTGGGAGTTCTGGGATTATCGTTCAGTTCAGATCACCATAACTGGGAAGGAGCATGTACAATGTGATACTTGCTCAACCATTCTGTGATGATCTTTAGCTGctatgcttttgggaaactcagcCCTGAACAATACCATAGAATTTTAGCATGAGTGCTAATTGTTCATGTACAGCCTTGACATTTAAACTCTCAATATGTTTAGATATCTTATAATTAAATACCCAATCCCAGAATTTCCTGCTCTGGTTGCTCCTGGATTTTACATAACCAGCACTCTGTTTTTACTGAGGGTCACATAAGACCGTTCACTGAATATTCATATGATAAAGTCACTTTCCGTAAAACTTTTTGTTTAGCAGAAAAATTAAGAGGTTAACATTGACTTTGGCCTTGTCAAACATTTTCATGACTGCAACTCCCTCATACTGCAGCTGCAGCAAATCCtgcaagtgaaaaataaaaaagacaatacataaatattacatatagtGTGTAAAAAAGTAATGATTTAATAGTAGGAACATAAAATCTAATTACGTTAATATATGTTTTGAAACATTACATCAAGGCAGGTTGTTTGTGATCAGCATTTCCTTTATGATTCCTTTAAATTAATAGGAATGACAAAGACATGTTGACAGCACACATATCCTAATGTTTCAGAGGGATTTACCTGGAAATGCAGTTGGACTTTTTCCATTTCAACTCCCATAAACTTGGCCTTTATCTCAAAATCCCCAACTTCCTCACAGGGTGAAATgtcaaacattacatttttcaACCTAGGGACAAGgcaaaaggaaaaataatatcCAGCAATTGTTTTGtaaaaactaatatatatatatatatatatatatatatatatatatatatatatatataaatataaaatatatatattatatatatacatatatatatatatatatatatatatatatatatatatatattatatatatatatataaaatatatatatatatatatatatatatatatatatatatatattatattagttcttacaaaacaaaacaaaaaaagttcttacatacatttttttttatatgtatgtatgtatgtatgtgtatgtaaattCAAAAAGCTGTTCATGTCAAGAGGAAAATAGTGGACCTTATTTGCTTTTGTTAttattcacaattttttttaaaagatgagTCGTGAGCAAGTTGCTATGAAACATACTGAAAACACCCTCTAAAAATCAGTGATACATTTATGTACGGTACAGTAATGTAGGCTGCCCATCCTTAGATCTGTTCCTTCTATTTGTGAAGTAGAATTGTTAAGGTGTGTTGGTTTTCCAGTTAGTCGTGGAGTATGATCAGACAGTTACCCCACTGTTAACTCTTTTCAAGATACTGATCAAATGCATTTCCATCTACTGCAATCGAATTGGTTCTGGCTGTGTAATCCTCTACTGTTCTAAACACATTACACTGCTACCTGACAGTTCTCAAACGCACAGAAGAACATTGCAGTGctgatcagaaaaaaaaacaaacatctatCTATTTGTAGCTAAGCAGTGCTGCACACTGTTTCACAAGTTAGACTTGTTTTGGCTCAGTGCATCATCTTTCCTTATAaccgctctcttttttttggcttCCTTATCAGGCTTCCTTATCAGTGCTACACATGTAAAGCTGGCTTTACAAACCTCCCTTGTTTGGAGTAGACACATCAGAACAGTCATGCCCAGTGGTCATACGGAGCTTCCTTTCTGCCAGTGTCATACCGAAACTGGTGCCCTTATACAACACTAACAGTAACCCATAATATTCTGAAAACAGTATATGATTGTCTCCTTATTAAATCAAATTTAGCATAACATTTCAGAgtgtaaattaattttaaaaatgcgtTCCCCATTAAAACTGAATACAGACTTACTGGTTAGTCTGGAGGCCTTCAACCTCCAGTATGACGCCTTTCTCATGCAACCTGGCACCTGTGTACTTCAAAGACTGCTGTTTTGACTTCTTACTTCCTTTCTCTTCATCCTTTCGGTTCATTTTAATGGATCTGCGAGAGTTCCTGTGAAGACACAACATTACTTGCATTGTGTTGAATGAAACGGAGCCTTTCCGAGATGAAATGAATGCAGAATTTTAGCCACTCACTTTCTGTTGAGGTTATCAAGGCAGGTTTTGATGTAGGTGTCATAATAGTTGATCTGGTCCTGGTAGAAAGCTGCCTTGGAGTTAAGGGCACTCAGAGTCTGCTGGAGCTTCACCAGTTCCCCTTTCCTCCTCTGCCTGTAGCGCCTCTGGTAGCGAATGTCCTATTGTTTAAGGGGACAAAATGATTAACCTACTGCCTTTAAAAATGCTGTGTGAATATTTGTTTCTAGTGAGTCATGAAGAagttatttgatttttttaaattactattTTAGCTGACCCTGTGTGAGGTCACCACCACAAAATATCTCTGCTGTGCGTCACATTGAAGATAGTGTGTTTGAAAGCACAGCTGTGCATTTTACTTGAGGTAAAAGCTGCAttacaattaataaatatttgtgcATCATcatggtgtggaagaacttgaatccatgagtattattattattattattattattattattattattattattattattattatttagatgtaaaatttagatgtgttaaaaaatacaGCTAGTGGCCACATGGTCAGAATTTCACTGGAGAAACCAGAAACACCTTATAATATTAGCATTAATAATGCCACCTAATAATACCAGTAACATCAAGCCTATAGCAGTGTTTCACCTTAGAGATGTCATTGATAAGCTCCTGGTACTTGTTAGCAGAGCTGACCAGGCCAGCCTGTTCTAGAGTGCGCAGATTCCTGAGGATCTTGCGTTTTTTCTGTTCTAGGGGCAGCTGTGTGTCCTCCAGTGCAGCCTGACTACTCTTCAGCCCCTCTGGAGCAGTAGCATCTTGCGCCGCCCGCCGCTCCACCATCTTAACATGCTCCGACTCCTGAATGACACAAGACTGAGTCTGAGTGATGTAGACTTAAGACTGAGGTCAATACTTTGCATGAATGTTTAGAAAATCTGAGGGTCAGCACATCTGTACAGAGACCTGTGTAAGACATGATAAGAGCTATATTTGGAGTGTTGTAGTTGTTTCAAACAGAGAATAACCGAACACCTGTATATATGGCAGATAACTGATTTGACATTAGCAAGTTAAATCGAAATGTAACTATAGGAATATTGAAGTACAACTGATTTCATGGTGTTATTTAACATCTGGAGTAAACACAGCACTGTTCTCACTTGGCTAGTCAACTGACCATTTGATCAGCTTTTCCTATTCTGTTTTCTTATCTATAAGGGCACATTATAATACTAAGCTTACCAGTTAGAGGTTTAAAGCCTTACCTGTTGAGAAGTAGCAGGAGTCTCTAGGATATCTGTCAGTGTTTCTCCAGGCTGGATTCTCACCACATCCACAATCAGCTTCTTTGTTCTttgaaatggttaaaaaaaaaaaaaaaaacagatataaaCTGTTAGGGTCATAATAGTGGAAGAAAAGTAAATGATCATTTCAGATCTGCTATTACAACTGTGCTGATGGTTGTGACCGACCATGTAACCATCTGCAAGTG contains:
- the f2r gene encoding proteinase-activated receptor 1, which encodes MVRYFILTALLPLVATTTLIPNSDFSDKQSIVRTFSGFFRTVTDEPFDYLDVQEGSGSGFSQEREREQRHPAGKRLYHISKEASQFLTSPLVTVFIPTIYTLIFLISVPLNVFALFMFIRRVHPKKPAAIYMLNLACADLLFVLLLPFRIAYHYNGNHWIYGSAMCRVVTAAFYCNMYCSVLLITCIAVDRFLAVVYPIDSLMWRSPRNASAACAAMWLLSIGGVTPLLASEHTVHVSELDITTCHDVMDIEHLRGYYLYFFPIFSSLFFFIPFLFTTVCYIGIIQTLCALGGENRARKSRAVAMAATVFALFTVCFAPTNIILLTHYVRFARTHDDASYAAYLVATCVGSLSCCLDPLIYYFGSSRCQKQVLAFFKRRSALERSQLSSSSGSTTSSKLETFKSNLSSQYSKLVA